One stretch of Leadbetterella byssophila DSM 17132 DNA includes these proteins:
- a CDS encoding FAD-binding and (Fe-S)-binding domain-containing protein, which yields MALHWADLKKNFKGEVLTDKVTKVLYATDASAYREIPLGVVFPKDEEDIKSLIQFAHDYRATLIPRTAGTSLAGQVVGKGIIVDVSRTFTQILEVNKEESWVRLQPAVVRDELNMFLKPHGLYYGPETSTANRAMIGGMVGNNSCGSNSVVYGSARDHLMEVKGFLSDGSFVTFKDHSKAEFIEKIREIHQKKHWTLEEKIYVHIFKTLNNLDHQDRIRAEFPKRSITRRNTGYAIDELLETEVFTEDSKEPFNFCKLIAGSEGTLMFITELKIHVNPLPPKFQGVVAVHCSTVDESLRANLIALKYKPSAVELIDHYILECTKANKEQSANRFFVNGDPGAILCVELSRDTEEEIQEDAKQLEAEMRANGFGYDFPLVLGPDVKRIWSLRKAGLGLLSNLPGDEKAVAVIEDTAVDVEDLPEFIIEFNQILEKNGMFCVHYAHAATGELHLRPIINLKTHEGKAQFRLIAEEISALVKKYKGSLSGEHGDGRLRGEFIKEQIGEENYALIKELKAVWDPENIFNAGKIVDTPPMDEFLRYYPGQITPEFKTAFRFKDQDILQHAEQCNGSGDCRKSHLSGGTMCPSYMATKNEKDTTRARANILRETLTRSNKPNRFDSDEIKEVLDLCLACKACKSECPSNVDMAKLKMEFLHQYYKDNGVPLRSWLVGNYPKLNKIASKFPKLYNGVFKNESLRRIANWTVGFHPDRTMPLLAEHTFKDWFRKEHGDSAGQGNKKVQLFVDEFTNYNDVEIGKKAVDVLIRLGYTVKLEDHAESGRSYLSKGLLNAAKRLANVNVSLYSEIITEEVPLVGIEPSAILTFRDEYPDLVSEHLVEKAQELAKNVLTFEEFIGRLVDAKEVDRSIFTQEKRLIKLHGHCQQKAVSSLIPSKKMLSLPQNYEVQLIPSGCCGMAGSFGYEKEHYELSMKIGELVLFPTVRAQANDVLIAAAGTSCRHQIHDGTKRTALHPIEILWGAIDHQTL from the coding sequence ATGGCTTTGCACTGGGCGGATTTGAAGAAAAACTTCAAGGGTGAGGTACTTACTGATAAGGTAACCAAAGTTTTATATGCTACAGACGCATCTGCGTATAGAGAGATTCCTTTAGGTGTAGTGTTCCCAAAGGACGAAGAAGATATCAAATCCTTGATTCAATTCGCTCATGATTATAGAGCCACCTTAATTCCACGTACTGCCGGTACTTCTTTAGCCGGTCAGGTCGTAGGTAAAGGTATCATCGTAGATGTTTCTCGCACTTTTACCCAAATCCTGGAAGTCAATAAAGAAGAGAGCTGGGTTCGTTTGCAGCCGGCAGTGGTGAGAGATGAATTAAACATGTTCTTAAAACCACACGGCCTGTACTATGGACCGGAAACCTCTACGGCTAACCGTGCTATGATAGGTGGGATGGTAGGGAATAATTCCTGCGGTTCAAATTCAGTGGTGTACGGCTCAGCCAGAGATCACCTGATGGAGGTAAAGGGTTTTCTTAGTGATGGAAGCTTTGTTACTTTTAAGGATCATAGCAAAGCAGAGTTCATTGAGAAGATTCGTGAGATCCACCAAAAAAAACACTGGACGCTGGAAGAAAAGATCTATGTGCACATCTTCAAAACTCTAAATAATTTAGACCATCAGGATAGGATACGTGCAGAGTTTCCTAAGCGCAGTATCACAAGGAGAAATACAGGTTACGCCATAGATGAATTATTAGAAACCGAAGTTTTCACAGAAGATTCTAAGGAGCCCTTTAACTTTTGCAAACTTATTGCCGGATCAGAAGGCACCTTGATGTTCATAACGGAATTGAAAATTCATGTTAACCCTCTGCCCCCTAAGTTTCAGGGTGTAGTGGCGGTTCACTGTTCCACAGTAGATGAATCCCTCCGCGCTAACCTGATTGCTCTTAAATATAAACCTAGTGCCGTTGAACTTATTGATCACTACATCTTAGAATGTACCAAAGCCAATAAGGAACAGTCTGCTAACAGATTCTTCGTTAACGGTGATCCCGGTGCCATACTTTGCGTGGAACTTTCTAGAGATACAGAGGAAGAAATCCAAGAGGATGCTAAACAACTAGAAGCAGAAATGAGAGCCAATGGTTTTGGCTATGATTTTCCCCTAGTACTTGGTCCTGATGTGAAAAGAATATGGTCCTTAAGAAAAGCAGGCCTCGGTCTTTTATCTAACCTTCCTGGAGATGAAAAGGCCGTAGCAGTGATTGAAGATACCGCCGTAGATGTAGAAGATTTGCCAGAATTTATCATAGAATTTAACCAGATTCTGGAGAAAAATGGAATGTTTTGTGTGCATTATGCGCATGCTGCAACCGGTGAATTGCACTTGAGACCTATCATCAATCTCAAGACACACGAAGGAAAAGCTCAATTCCGTTTAATCGCTGAAGAAATATCAGCTTTGGTAAAGAAATACAAAGGTTCACTTTCAGGTGAACATGGGGATGGCCGACTAAGAGGAGAATTCATCAAAGAACAAATAGGAGAGGAGAACTATGCACTCATCAAGGAACTCAAAGCAGTTTGGGATCCTGAAAATATCTTCAATGCCGGAAAAATTGTAGATACTCCTCCCATGGATGAGTTTTTGAGGTATTATCCCGGACAAATAACGCCAGAGTTTAAAACCGCCTTCCGATTTAAAGATCAAGATATATTACAACATGCCGAGCAATGTAACGGCTCCGGCGACTGTAGAAAAAGCCATCTCAGTGGAGGCACCATGTGCCCTTCCTATATGGCTACAAAGAATGAGAAAGACACTACTAGGGCAAGGGCAAATATCTTGAGAGAAACACTTACTCGTTCCAATAAGCCTAATCGATTCGATTCAGATGAAATAAAAGAGGTTCTTGACCTTTGTCTGGCTTGTAAAGCCTGTAAATCAGAGTGTCCATCAAACGTAGACATGGCGAAGTTGAAGATGGAGTTCTTACACCAGTACTATAAAGATAACGGAGTTCCTCTTCGCTCATGGTTAGTGGGGAATTATCCAAAACTAAATAAGATTGCGTCTAAGTTTCCTAAGCTCTACAATGGTGTATTCAAGAATGAATCCCTAAGGAGGATAGCTAACTGGACAGTAGGCTTCCATCCGGATAGAACCATGCCTTTGTTGGCCGAGCATACTTTTAAGGATTGGTTTAGAAAGGAACACGGAGACAGTGCCGGGCAGGGAAATAAGAAGGTACAACTCTTCGTGGATGAGTTTACAAACTATAACGATGTAGAAATTGGGAAAAAGGCGGTTGATGTTCTAATCAGATTAGGGTACACAGTAAAACTGGAAGACCATGCAGAATCCGGTAGATCTTACCTGTCTAAAGGATTATTAAATGCCGCCAAACGTTTAGCAAATGTGAACGTTAGTCTGTACAGCGAAATCATCACAGAGGAAGTGCCTTTAGTAGGTATAGAGCCTAGTGCTATCCTTACTTTTAGAGATGAATATCCAGATCTTGTTTCTGAACATTTGGTAGAAAAAGCTCAAGAATTGGCGAAGAATGTCCTGACCTTTGAGGAATTTATAGGAAGGTTAGTAGATGCCAAAGAAGTGGATAGAAGTATCTTCACTCAAGAAAAGAGGCTGATCAAACTGCATGGGCATTGCCAACAAAAAGCGGTTAGCTCCCTAATTCCAAGTAAGAAAATGCTTAGTCTTCCTCAAAATTATGAGGTGCAATTAATCCCTAGTGGGTGTTGCGGAATGGCCGGATCCTTTGGATATGAAAAGGAACATTATGAACTATCCATGAAGATTGGAGAATTAGTGCTTTTCCCTACAGTCAGAGCACAGGCAAACGACGTACTTATTGCTGCTGCCGGTACTTCTTGTAGACACCAAATCCATGATGGAACAAAACGTACTGCCTTACACCCTATAGAGATTCTTTGGGGAGCTATAGATCACCAAACCTTGTAA
- a CDS encoding glycosyltransferase, whose translation MNYAPIVAFAYNRPDHLKRTLEAVLKNPEAAYSDLYVFSDGPRKESDIEKVEAVRQFIGELKGFKSVELISAPKNKGLARSVIDGVTQVITLRGKAIIMEDDLLCTSDFLSYMNQALEKYENQAHIFSVSGYSFGTGSVKNYSGDTALVFRASSLGWGTWKDRWEKVDWEVKDFEEFLQSPKRKDDIKNAGEDILPMIVKQQRGVINSWAVRWAYHHVKHQGYCLIPRYSKIKTTGDDGSGSNPAASTLKDELHFGERIIHLEDSPKPSEAITRYIRKNNRPSLYRKLINWYRYKVW comes from the coding sequence ATGAATTACGCACCCATAGTAGCTTTTGCTTATAACAGACCAGACCACCTCAAAAGGACATTAGAAGCTGTATTAAAAAATCCTGAGGCTGCCTACTCTGACCTTTATGTCTTTTCAGATGGTCCAAGAAAGGAATCAGATATTGAAAAAGTAGAAGCTGTCCGACAGTTCATCGGAGAGTTAAAAGGGTTTAAGTCGGTAGAGTTAATTTCCGCCCCAAAGAATAAAGGATTAGCTAGATCTGTTATTGACGGAGTCACTCAGGTCATAACACTTAGAGGAAAAGCCATTATCATGGAAGATGATTTGCTCTGTACATCGGATTTCCTTTCGTACATGAATCAAGCATTGGAAAAATATGAAAACCAGGCTCATATTTTCTCTGTTTCAGGATACAGCTTTGGTACAGGAAGTGTAAAGAACTATTCTGGTGACACGGCATTGGTCTTTAGGGCATCCTCTTTAGGATGGGGAACATGGAAGGACAGATGGGAGAAAGTAGACTGGGAGGTAAAGGATTTTGAAGAATTTCTTCAAAGTCCAAAGAGAAAAGATGATATCAAGAATGCCGGAGAAGACATTTTACCTATGATTGTGAAGCAGCAACGAGGTGTTATCAATTCATGGGCTGTTCGCTGGGCCTACCATCATGTAAAACATCAAGGTTACTGCCTGATTCCCAGATATTCCAAGATAAAAACTACGGGAGATGATGGTTCAGGTTCGAATCCCGCTGCATCAACTTTAAAAGACGAGTTACATTTTGGCGAAAGAATCATCCATTTAGAAGACTCTCCTAAGCCAAGTGAGGCAATCACGAGATATATCAGAAAGAACAATAGGCCTAGCCTTTATCGTAAGCTGATCAACTGGTACCGTTACAAGGTTTGGTGA
- a CDS encoding oligosaccharide flippase family protein translates to MGVIIRESLKNSIVNYTGVLIGTLNVLFVYNKLLSTEENGLYAILLSFPVVSAGFINLGVPHVIVRFFNRFADVEKKYHGIFTFLLTVPLIGFIVFLVLFFLFQDFFKGLYSESPQLVQYFWALPLLTFSMLYQTLLEAYCRVHFKVVVPAIIREIGMKLANTFLVVAYFLHLISFQGVVIGLALIYLLVVVLLLFYVKRLGKFFLVKNWDFVRSPLFPEMIKYGLWTMIGSAAATALPHLEKLILPMFDNGLTHTAIFNIALSIALVISIPRNTIASVSDPVLARAWAEGNVQEVQTIYHKSALNLCIIGLFLFLGVWTNIDSIFEIIPNPDKYKAGKWVVLLIGLANVFDMSTGLNSEILKNSKYYKVDFFLFLFRFVLLSAMNFVLIPTAGYNGAAWAILLSTVLYNLSKFAFIWYKFGMQPFNLNTVKVLLLAAAAFGSTLLLDWHEGGGFIPNVLEIAAKGLAIVAIFGGGVYFWRISPDLNNVLDSLKRK, encoded by the coding sequence ATGGGAGTTATCATTCGAGAGAGCCTAAAAAACTCTATAGTTAATTATACCGGTGTACTCATAGGCACACTGAATGTGCTATTTGTATATAATAAGCTCTTAAGTACAGAAGAAAACGGCCTATATGCCATTTTGCTAAGCTTTCCTGTGGTATCTGCAGGATTCATAAACTTAGGTGTTCCGCATGTTATTGTAAGGTTTTTCAACAGATTTGCAGATGTAGAGAAGAAATACCACGGTATTTTCACTTTCTTGCTAACTGTTCCCCTGATAGGCTTCATCGTCTTCCTGGTTCTGTTTTTCTTATTCCAGGATTTTTTCAAAGGACTTTATTCGGAGTCTCCTCAACTTGTACAATATTTTTGGGCATTGCCCCTTTTGACTTTCTCTATGCTCTACCAGACCTTACTGGAAGCATATTGTAGGGTTCATTTCAAGGTGGTAGTTCCCGCTATTATTCGAGAAATAGGGATGAAACTGGCCAACACCTTTTTGGTAGTAGCCTATTTCCTACATTTGATTTCCTTCCAGGGCGTGGTGATAGGTTTGGCTTTGATCTATCTCCTAGTGGTAGTCCTACTACTTTTCTATGTAAAAAGACTAGGTAAGTTCTTTTTGGTAAAAAATTGGGATTTCGTACGGTCTCCCTTGTTTCCCGAAATGATCAAATACGGTCTATGGACTATGATCGGAAGTGCTGCTGCTACGGCCTTACCACATCTAGAAAAGTTGATTCTACCCATGTTTGACAATGGACTTACGCATACGGCCATTTTCAACATTGCGCTTAGTATTGCTTTGGTAATATCTATTCCAAGGAACACCATAGCCTCTGTAAGTGACCCTGTATTAGCCAGAGCATGGGCGGAGGGAAATGTACAGGAGGTACAGACCATTTATCATAAATCTGCATTAAATCTCTGCATCATAGGGTTATTCTTGTTTCTAGGTGTTTGGACGAATATTGATTCCATTTTTGAAATCATTCCGAATCCCGACAAGTACAAGGCGGGGAAGTGGGTAGTATTATTGATTGGCTTAGCCAATGTCTTCGATATGTCTACAGGACTAAATTCTGAGATACTGAAGAATTCAAAATACTATAAAGTAGACTTCTTCTTGTTTTTGTTCCGATTTGTTCTTCTATCCGCCATGAACTTTGTTCTCATTCCTACGGCGGGGTACAACGGTGCAGCATGGGCCATATTACTGTCCACTGTTTTATATAATCTTTCGAAATTTGCATTTATCTGGTATAAATTTGGGATGCAACCCTTCAATCTGAATACTGTTAAAGTTCTTCTTCTAGCTGCTGCTGCATTTGGTAGTACTTTATTATTGGATTGGCATGAAGGAGGAGGATTCATTCCCAATGTGCTGGAGATTGCAGCCAAAGGTTTGGCCATTGTAGCCATATTTGGTGGTGGGGTTTACTTTTGGAGAATATCCCCAGACTTAAACAATGTACTTGATTCCTTGAAAAGAAAATGA
- a CDS encoding FkbM family methyltransferase, with protein sequence MIFKELKRKFLARKRVYQFNKHLEKTKSSILRYYSENPSTDPEVNHALAYLKDHKLGVFVAPFQEKYSPSSIHVAFENGLPYVPTRWGKLFFKRSQNPATIKLLLNGLYMEQDPESPHCYTDEKFHIEEGEILADVGCAEGLFTLMNIQKLEKAYLFEQDEEWIEALQATFAPWKEKVVIIRKYVSDKNSETEVRLDHYFEHEHPSFYKIDVEGAEQRVLDGMGKHRPKKIALCTYHKQEDFEKYAQYFNEKGYHYYPNPGLMVFINSFQTIDPPFFRKGLIKAVFNSA encoded by the coding sequence ATGATATTCAAAGAACTAAAGAGAAAATTCCTAGCTAGAAAAAGAGTATATCAATTTAACAAGCATTTAGAGAAGACGAAAAGCTCTATATTAAGGTACTATTCCGAAAACCCTAGTACGGATCCGGAGGTTAATCATGCTTTGGCATATCTTAAGGATCATAAATTAGGGGTTTTTGTGGCTCCTTTTCAAGAGAAATACTCGCCATCTAGCATTCATGTAGCTTTTGAAAATGGGCTACCTTACGTTCCCACCCGCTGGGGTAAGCTATTCTTTAAAAGATCTCAAAATCCTGCTACCATTAAACTTCTTCTTAACGGACTTTACATGGAGCAAGACCCGGAAAGTCCACACTGTTATACGGATGAAAAATTCCATATTGAAGAGGGTGAGATTCTAGCCGATGTTGGTTGCGCGGAAGGCTTATTCACCTTAATGAACATACAAAAGTTAGAAAAAGCCTATCTTTTTGAACAAGATGAGGAGTGGATAGAGGCTTTACAAGCTACCTTTGCACCCTGGAAGGAGAAGGTGGTCATCATTCGCAAATATGTATCAGATAAAAACTCTGAAACTGAGGTTCGATTAGATCACTACTTCGAGCATGAACATCCTTCTTTCTATAAGATAGATGTGGAAGGGGCGGAGCAACGAGTTTTAGACGGAATGGGTAAACACCGTCCGAAGAAAATTGCTTTATGCACCTATCATAAGCAAGAGGATTTCGAAAAATATGCTCAGTATTTTAATGAAAAAGGATACCATTATTACCCGAATCCGGGATTAATGGTCTTTATAAACAGTTTTCAAACCATTGACCCGCCCTTTTTTAGGAAAGGTCTGATAAAAGCAGTGTTTAACTCTGCGTAG
- a CDS encoding glycosyltransferase family 2 protein, protein MKILAVIVSYNFEPWLDRCLKSLKHPSTDVLVVDNASTDQTCTRIMRDFPEVVLLQNKKNLGFGAANNLGFEYALQNDYDTVFLVNQDTYLEFDTIEKLKQIGEKYPALGILSPLHYNGSGSELDFGFKSYTKLDDTIPAADIVPVNFINAAFWWIPTAVIQKVGGFSPLFPHYGEDVDYVNRLHYFGYKIAYIPQAKAFHCRENRPSSPEKLLHSEFLYYITEAVNLKRSVLSAYAYSVLAAGKKAILAPVKGQSPIPYLKMMIKLLTLPIQRFRNQSIQPGAYLNDIQRTKEKIPS, encoded by the coding sequence ATGAAGATTTTAGCGGTTATCGTATCCTACAATTTTGAACCGTGGTTAGATAGGTGTTTAAAAAGTTTAAAACACCCCTCTACGGATGTGCTGGTGGTGGATAATGCCTCCACGGATCAGACTTGTACAAGAATTATGAGGGATTTTCCAGAAGTTGTTCTACTTCAAAACAAGAAGAACTTAGGGTTTGGAGCTGCTAATAATCTAGGCTTTGAGTATGCCCTTCAGAACGATTATGATACGGTTTTCCTTGTGAACCAAGACACTTATTTGGAATTTGACACCATAGAAAAATTAAAGCAAATTGGAGAAAAATATCCTGCTTTAGGTATTTTATCCCCTCTCCATTACAATGGCTCTGGAAGCGAATTAGATTTTGGATTTAAAAGCTATACAAAGTTAGATGATACTATACCGGCAGCTGATATAGTGCCTGTTAACTTTATAAATGCAGCTTTTTGGTGGATACCTACTGCTGTGATCCAAAAGGTAGGAGGCTTCAGTCCCCTTTTTCCTCATTACGGGGAAGATGTGGACTATGTAAACAGGCTACATTATTTCGGTTATAAAATCGCCTATATCCCTCAGGCTAAAGCATTTCACTGCAGAGAGAACAGACCAAGTTCTCCGGAAAAGCTGTTGCACTCAGAATTTCTCTACTATATTACGGAAGCTGTAAATTTAAAAAGATCAGTATTAAGTGCCTATGCATATAGTGTATTAGCGGCTGGGAAAAAGGCTATATTAGCCCCTGTTAAAGGGCAAAGTCCTATACCTTATCTAAAAATGATGATAAAATTACTTACTTTACCTATTCAACGATTTAGAAATCAATCAATTCAACCTGGAGCATACCTCAATGATATTCAAAGAACTAAAGAGAAAATTCCTAGCTAG
- a CDS encoding pyridoxal phosphate-dependent aminotransferase, translating to MAQVLADRINNLEESSTLAMSKKSRELAAQGHKVINLSIGEPDFKTPKHICDAAKDAIDKGFHSYTPVAGIPELRKAISEKFKRDNNIDWAPENIVVSTGAKHSLANVISVLVNPGDEVIILAPYWVSYSEMVKLAEGNSVVLEGAFENDFKVTAEQLEKAITEKTKVVMFASPNNPTGSVYSESELRAIAKVIEEHPNVFVLADEIYEYINFREEGHFSIGSIPEIKDRVITVNGMAKGFAMTGWRIGFIGAAKWIADGVEKLQGQITSGTNHIAQRASVVAWDDMSAAETMRKAYLQRRDIVVNLLKEIPGFKVNVPEGAFYAFPDVSAYFGKSDGEKVIANSDDLALWLLEKAYVATVAGSGFGAPNCIRISTAASEESLREAIARIKEAVATLK from the coding sequence ATGGCACAGGTATTAGCCGACAGAATCAATAATCTGGAAGAATCCTCTACCCTCGCGATGTCCAAAAAGTCAAGAGAATTGGCTGCTCAAGGACACAAAGTCATTAACCTTTCCATAGGTGAGCCTGATTTCAAGACACCTAAACACATTTGTGATGCCGCGAAGGATGCCATAGATAAGGGTTTTCATTCCTACACTCCGGTAGCAGGAATTCCTGAACTAAGAAAAGCTATTTCTGAGAAGTTTAAACGCGATAATAATATAGATTGGGCGCCTGAAAACATTGTGGTTTCTACAGGAGCTAAGCATTCTCTAGCCAATGTGATTTCTGTATTAGTTAACCCAGGTGATGAAGTGATCATTTTGGCACCTTATTGGGTAAGCTACTCAGAGATGGTGAAACTTGCCGAAGGAAATTCAGTAGTATTAGAAGGTGCTTTTGAAAATGATTTCAAAGTGACTGCTGAACAGTTAGAGAAAGCCATCACAGAGAAAACCAAGGTGGTGATGTTCGCTTCTCCGAATAACCCTACCGGTTCGGTTTATAGTGAGTCTGAATTGAGAGCTATCGCTAAGGTGATAGAAGAACATCCTAACGTATTCGTGTTGGCAGATGAAATCTACGAATACATCAACTTCCGTGAGGAGGGACATTTTAGTATTGGATCTATCCCTGAGATTAAAGATAGAGTGATTACCGTGAATGGTATGGCAAAGGGATTTGCTATGACAGGTTGGAGAATAGGATTTATAGGTGCAGCAAAATGGATTGCAGATGGAGTAGAGAAACTTCAAGGACAAATCACTTCTGGAACCAACCATATCGCTCAAAGAGCATCTGTAGTGGCTTGGGATGATATGTCTGCCGCTGAAACCATGCGTAAAGCTTACCTTCAGCGAAGAGATATAGTGGTGAACTTACTGAAGGAAATCCCTGGTTTCAAAGTAAATGTACCTGAAGGAGCATTCTATGCTTTCCCTGATGTGAGTGCTTACTTTGGAAAATCAGACGGGGAAAAGGTCATTGCTAACTCGGATGACTTAGCCCTTTGGTTACTGGAAAAAGCCTATGTAGCCACGGTAGCTGGATCTGGTTTTGGAGCTCCTAATTGTATTAGAATATCTACTGCCGCCTCAGAAGAATCATTACGTGAAGCTATAGCTCGTATCAAAGAAGCCGTAGCTACATTAAAATAA